The Nicotiana sylvestris chromosome 6, ASM39365v2, whole genome shotgun sequence genomic sequence AGTGTTGAaggcaggagcccgcctggagaacagaggcatacatttcaagtttcagaagtcaggagcccgcctgaaaaacagagaggaatacatttcaagttttgaagtcaggagcccgcctggagaacagcggagtacaattcaagtgttgaagtcaggagaccgcttggagaacagaggcatacatttcaagtttcagaagtcaggagcccgcctgaagaacagagaggaatacatttcaagttttgaagtcagaagcccgcctggagaacagagaagtcaggagcccgcctggagaacagaggaatacatttcaaatgtcgaagtcaggagcctgcctggataacagagggatacatttcacgttttgaagtgaggagcccgcctgaaaaatagagaagtcaggagccctcctgtagaacagaggaataccttTTTAAGTCAAGTAGTCTGTAACCCGCCGGGAGAGCGgaggaatacaacaaaaatcaagaggaatacaacaaaaatcaagagaaatacattcaagatcaagaagtcaggagctcgcctagaGAGCAGAGGAAGACGACAATGATCAAGATGGATACATTTAAAGGATCAGTAATCAGGTACTAGCATAGCGAGAGGGAGATCATTTCAAGAAGTCGGTGCAAAGCGGCAACAATGgatttcaccgggagaatacaagtcaacatggAAAAAAGAGTTGCAAGATCGAGTTTGAAGATGTAGATAGAattcttgtaactcatagttgatagacttagttagttttttttttcattttgatgtaataacaggaccgcggatcagaacctcgacggaacggcacctcgactggctctccacctcggcataatcaatcatctcactcacttctgaactacacgtgacctaattcctttatagacaaggatatgtaggcagcccaaaTACCAGAACTCGGTCACATTTCCCTTTTCTCTTAAgttttggtctctttaaataagggtcgggtcaaaaaatatgtctagtcgttctttgtctgaaaactcttcacgttttcagtcaaagaggggcagctgtagacatgtgatttttgaccttccccaaaaaatttatatttttagcacgtaaatatttaatttaggcctaatatagctatttcaactcattttaactctttattttattttcttacaaaaaaattaaaaattacaaacaagtattttagtttatgtacttttcataaaaaataatttttaaaaaatagtaccttatttttatctttatataatttaaaaacacaaaaatagtttatgtttagtttaattaattaggattagctttggtattgtgcaatatttatatcttattttaaaatgcattatgtagtatttcagattatgaaaaaatacaaaaaaaatatattgcatctgcattttggattttattttacatttttagattaattaagtaagttgttgttgaaaaaatagaaaaagatcaTAAAACAATAGTCATGTTacattttactctttaatttccaaattttggcaattttttttaatttggtttttaattagttgtaataattattagagttaattaatttaattgtctaagataatttggggatagaaattaatttaggttttatttaaaaaaatgaaaaaagagtcttacctaactaattaggatgcttctatattggtagggtaaaactaacactaatgaaaattaaataataacactaactagtggataattaaagaagttaaaaGTATAATTTGTAATGGAAGATGCACTAATTTGATGCTTATTTAGAGATTAGAGAGCTGGAGAAAAAGGGGGTGGAGTTCAAAagatagagaggaaaaaaagatggcttcttcttaacggagacagagggtatacactcgatatacactagATATACACGGACAGCCAACGAAAAGAGGGTTTtcttcctcctaaaaattctacatCTAGAGCTTAACATCCACCATGAAAGATCCATGAGAGATCATCTTCTCCACCTGAAAAACACCCCATAAAACGCCCCAAATAGTCCACTTCCAAAACTGTTCCAGCGAGTTTCGAGGTCGTCGAAGAACGTAGTTCTGAGGTTTCCGGTTCGAGGTCTCGATTTTGCTTGTAGTTCCTGTTTGACTTTGCCGCTGTTGTTTTGTTTAAATTTGGAAGATAAGTTCAGCTCCTATTTTCTAGCACTTTGATAATACTACTGTATCAGTGTTGATCTTCTCAGCTAGTTTGGTTATTGTCGATTTTGCATCCCTGTATTTGTTTGACGTAAAATATTTCATTATCTTTGGTTAGTTGGAAACGTGAGTTTAAGTTGAAGgccttttgatttatttgaaggtTGCTAAAGAAGTACATGATTTCCTTTGAATTTAAAACTCATTATTTAGAAAGTAAGCAACAAAAGCTATGGAAATTGTTAGATAAAGTTGAAAAGTATTTCTATTTATATCATTGTGTCCTTTAGATGTGTTTTAACGATGTGTTGTATGTAGTTGTCAAATTAgtgcctttatttattatattagcggTTAACTTTAAAGATGTCTGAATGATGTGTTGTATCGTATATCTACTTGTGAAAGGACCATGTTTCATATTATTAAATCCTATGAATATTCTCACGATATTTTGTCAATAAAGaatttaatatcttttgatctatTCTATTTTTGTTTCACCTGAATCTATGTCAAATAATTTTGATATGCTTGTTTTCTGCACATATTGGAGCAAATGTTTACTTTAGCAGTATTGTACCACAGATGTATCCACAATAGTTCTCCTATTGAAGATGGTTTTTTACAATATATTTTGTTCATAATCCATAGCCCGCATATaactaattttaatcctttagaaatcgaggcgtaccattagttgaattttccatggccctcgcaaatttgaaagtgcgtagttgctttaggcgcgttattttaataatttatcttcctaaactcgggtgcgcatttatgtgacccaaatataaatctcaacaatgttggataaaatacgttacggaccgcgggtgcatttatgtgacggggttcaagacgtgttttagatgacgttgaatttttcttaaaaaaattaaataaaaaaagcggtttaagttaaaatttgcacataggtttaaacatgtactaaaaattagataataggccaattataacagttgagcgaccgtgctagaatcacggaactcgggaatgcctaacaccttctcccgggttaacagaattccttacccggatttctgtgttcgcagactgcaatacagagtcaatcttttcctcgattcgggatttgaaccggtgacttgggacaccattaattatcccaagtggcgactctgaattttaattaaaataatctcgtttcgattgtcacttaaattggaaaaaattctCTTTATTATACCCTccccggggtgtaggtgaaaaaggaggtgtgacaattgttATATTACAACCCCGACCAATCAAACTTTCCTTATAGTTTACAAGCTGTTAGGTAatcacctaggtggaagtcacaaTTCTAGatcttttatcatttgaaaaacaaccaaaaccaaaaatattgtctTTTAGTTTTATAATTGCAATCAATAGCTTAAAGTAGTAGTAGAAACAACAACCAAGAATGTGGAAGTGTAATTTGAGGCACATCATACAATTACACTAAATATATACTAATCTCAATTCTAACTCCCTGCGGATTCGACCCTGACTTGTGTTGGGTTTTATTATTGCATTGACCGCCTCACTACCTatatttgtggtgtgagtttgggcaaTATCAATTTTTAGCGCCATTGTCGGGGAGTTAaacggatttagctatatatcAAGGTTTTTgtatgttttctcttcttttcctccTGAGTCACTAACTTGTTTTTGAATTGATTTTAGGTAAGAAAATGGCTCTAAACAACAAGCCCATTGGGAATTTGCCAATGGGGGAGGACGTGGATTATGACCAAGTTGATGAGGTTCCTCTcgaacctcaagcaaatagatGAGTCCGCCCGCCTCAAGATAATGTTCCCGTCCCtccccacctccaccaagagcagCAGCACACCGACAATTACCGAAcaagggttatgcaagtgctatagtACCACCCTGCATTAGGGCAGACAACTTCCAAATCACCAATGTGATGCTTACACTACTTGAGCAACGGGGATTCTTTACCGAGGCTCCGAGTCAAAATTCTTACAAGCATCTCAAAGGGTTCGTCAatacttgttgggggagcaaaCAAACAAATGTCTCCGAGGGCATGTTGCGGTTGAGgctatttcccttttctctaTGGGGAAAGGCATTGGACTGGTTAGAGAGATTTACCAATCATTCCATCCAtacatgggatgtgttggtagaGAAAttcattgccaaattcttctctccagGACATATGGCATCACTTCGGGATGAGATTCTTGCATTCAAGCAAGAACCCAATGAGCAATTGCACGAGATTTTGGGAAAGATATCGTGCCATGGTTAAAGAGTTCCCGAATAATGATATGATCGAGGTTATGATCCAAAAAACTTTCTACAAGGGGATCAACACAACAAATCAATGCGTGGTAAATCAACTCGCCGATGGTAACTTCATGAACACGCCTTATGCCGAAGCTTGTgaaattcttgatgagatggagGATACTTCATCGGCatgcaaagtagagccaatgttctGCAAGGTGACCCAAATGTCATTCACCTACACAAGAAACTACATGATCATGGACAAGTTATTGCCGAGTTGACAACCACAgcgaaccaattggccaaagctcatcttcaacaagttcaagggccGAAACAAGTGAATGCGATGGAAGGTGTAAATATGATGATGAACAAGAGACGGCAACAAGGTCAACAAATGCAAAGCCGCCCAAAACAATTCATGCAAGATGATAGTGGTTATGATCAAGGTGATTCATTCAATGAGCAAGAAGAAGAAgttcaatatgtcaacaattatcaaggccaaagaaaCAATGCTCAAGGACAAAATCAACAAAAATGGCGGTcacaaggaaattggaacaaccAAGGCCACCAAGGCAATTAAGTGGTGGTAACAATAATCTAAGTAATTGGAATAATCAAGgtaaccaaggaaattggggaggTAACCATCAAGTCAATTAGGGTGGCAACAATCAAAGCAATTGGGGAGGCAAtaaccaaggagggtggaacaacaacaacaacaacaaccgggggttgggttttcaaaggcccccgatgttcTAGCAACCGACCAACCCACCTCCCTATCCTCCTCAAGGTCAGAGCTCTTCTAACAATGAGATGGGTAGAATTGAGAATATGTTTAAATggatgatggagaagaatgccgaCTCTGATGCTCAACTAGCCTATCTCAACACTTCTATTAGcaatttggaggttcaattaggccaaatctcgcaagctttgaacactcatcctaagggggcactacctagtgatacggtggtgaacccgAAGTGTGAGAATAATACGGGATATGCTATGGCCGTGAATACTAGAAGTGGAAAGGGTGGAGATGCAaccacctcaaatcaaagaagaattgtggatgaagatgttgtcGTTCAAGAAGATGAAATCCCAAGCAATGTGGTTCAAGCTAatgaagaagtgagaattgatattgatgaaaatgttgaggaGACACAAGAAGAAgtgaacctgtctagggaacacgtgaatGACATGCCGGAACAGGTAGTGCCAAAGTATAAGGCACCAATGCCAAGATCTcctcctccataccctcaaaggcttgaaaAGCAAAATAGtgagaaccaattcaaaaagtttattgatatgatgaagagtttgtctaTTAATGTGTCGTTGGTTGAGGCCTTGGAACAAATGTTGGGATGtgcaaaattcatgaaggacttgatAACCAAGAAGAGATCGATGAATTATGAAACAATTAAGATGACACATCAAGTGAATGCAATCATGCACTCAATGGCTCCTAAGTTGAAAGATCCGGGCGCTTTCACAATCCCTTGTAATATTGGGAGTGCCGACTTTTCCAAAGCCTTATGTGATCTAGGGGCGAGTATCAACTTGATTCCCTACTCAGTGTTTAAAAATTTAGGGATTAAGATACCAAGACCCACATCAATGAGGTTCCAAATGGCGGATCGTACAATGAAGAGACCTTTGGGTAGTATTGATGATGTGTTAGTTCGAGTTGACAAGTTTATCCTCCCGATGGACTTTGTGATTCTTGTTTGTGAAGTGGAATATGAGGTGCCTATCattttgggtagacctttcctcACTACGAGGAAGGCTCTTGTTGATGTGGAAGCCGGTGAGCTCACTTTCTGGGTGGGTGACGAAAAAATGGTCTTTCATGTGTacaaatctatgaggcaaccaaatagTAATGAAGTTTGTTCGTTCGTGGATTTGGTCACTGATGTGATTATTGATGATTCTAGTGCCACAATGAATGTTGAGGATAATTCGGAAGCCGTTTTGCTCAATCTTGATGATGTTGAGTAGAAAGAAGGGTCTGTGGAGTGTGTTAATGCATTTcaaggaatggggtcgtacacttatgagccccacaatctatctttggatcttgaaaatcgaaAGACTCCTcaaacaaagccctcaatcgaggagcctcccattttggagttaaagccattgcctccacatctcaggtatgaattcttagcccttcttctactttaccagttattttttcttcttgtttaaCTAACATGTAGGTAGAGTCCACATTGGAGGTGCTACAAAGGATGAAAAGAGCAATCGgttggacattggcggatatccGGGGCATAAGCCCCActttttgcatgcacaagattatgtTGGAGGAGGGTGTCAAACCCTccgttgaacatcaaaggaggctaaatgaagcaatgcaagaggtggtcaaGAAGGAGATATTAAAGtagttggatgtcggggttgtttaACCCATTTCCGATAGCTCGTGGACCTCTTCggtgcaatgtgtcccaaagaaaggggcATGACTATGGTAAAAAATGACAAGAATGAATTGATCCCCACA encodes the following:
- the LOC104228093 gene encoding uncharacterized protein; protein product: MGRIENMFKWMMEKNADSDAQLAYLNTSISNLEVQLGQISQALNTHPKGALPSDTVVNPKCENNTGYAMAVNTRSGKGGDATTSNQRRIVDEDVVVQEDEIPSNVVQANEEVRIDIDENVEETQEEVNLSREHVNDMPEQVVPKYKAPMPRSPPPYPQRLEKQNSENQFKKFIDMMKSLSINVSLVEALEQMLGCAKFMKDLITKKRSMNYETIKMTHQVNAIMHSMAPKLKDPGAFTIPCNIGSADFSKALCDLGASINLIPYSVFKNLGIKIPRPTSMRFQMADRTMKRPLGSIDDVLVRVDKFILPMDFVILVCEVEYEVPIILGRPFLTTRKALVDVEAGELTFWVGDEKMVFHVYKSMRQPNSNEVCSFVDLVTDVIIDDSSATMNVEDNSEAVLLNLDDVE